A genomic stretch from Plasmodium reichenowi strain SY57 chromosome 4, whole genome shotgun sequence includes:
- a CDS encoding hypothetical protein (conserved Plasmodium protein, unknown function) has product MEEKLNLYIYPLKRLKVYNEPNSIEVTLNTFDKKKLNKDEKKNEILEDLKCKRVDNPHMIYDSLNSNILYEIKNFHATDKTYITRREVKHNNMENTDKTLSNNQNDVSDKNNNINYSSSEHEDKIIYDDTDECSNNNDSKSEDMSXXXXXXXXXXXSNKKKDGKKGNIYNDDKKDNIYNDDKKDNIYNDDKKDNIYNDDKKDNIYNDNNNNDNNNNDNIYNDNIYNDNIYNDNIYNDNIYNDNIYNDNNNNLKRNNRNNNVTRNMYKSSKVSEYFTNYPVSSSPSDDNISTFPKKKKKKNYKDNRSYNIKTNGTDDILYSLSNGSRKHSDIYYDEIKKKKKKAEKDFIDFLNNTKKYEKEINYNHVRNNTSRDVINTLATFYIDKKININTKYSYDLHFNMKTPVVVFPTGFYNNEIKIVEMQIKDFIYDDNYIYNNNIDSSINNSINNNINNNINQYEKIYKNYENDFLYNPNIINNKTNVYNYNNVYNYNNVYNYNNVYDYNFIPSNIKFNFLNEINIIPTNLSVGNDEFLYRTQLPSFTSLSNRIKIAKEYNKTYMYKKFYKIQNDNSLLYKINRNITESKEIGSISVNNFYKIKEIKLDNNNINQSIVYSRNDIGLFIFLIQYKENDIFSNIYEDSILNPKDKKDGIENYKLNKKNKIYCSSNSCSNDYSIDHQNKQNDFKILNYKIEIRKDILLFDRLYQICPSPFTFGKCLFIGNHNSLYSYDVQTNVIEISDVNNNSSFFKQNDTFICMCHLQDDNTILFGARNLYIYDRRENQMAKFNTSNYFAKKTTKKRTTKNVSEQFGNILTERNINSNNLYNENMSRSHFNHGYTALQKNPDFPFIIAAVNASFNVIELWDTRNQYEPLFIFPLNISEFTYTYFRHIEWIRISPNVFDYDKKNCYNLAAFSYYEHHVYIRKIVIYDDFTNYKDLGIHTYTNKHSQFMYNYLFKNHNKHSQMDFYDSIKDTSYIQDKAETKEYKKKMRKKKKNSQQVGETSQMGGTSQMGETSQMGKIIQMGETSQMGEISQMGETSQMGEISQMGEISQMGEISQMGEISQMGEISQMGEIIPNGKVPLTSEIHGPKYVEEKRCMFNKTNGVIKKNTFVVSRKRNKKDNVNYKHLSAKEMKKRNDICYNHLFSYRSVKIHIDDSIIMDASKFTTLQKNKRSCIKLNNNDKKYNFINSNMYNMFFGLYGMQFVEFTIPVFYCSKEKKKKIVECAHEQDKTKDIFLEKHYYFDEKKTKTYEYFIKRKKESKVRSRQEVEGIKLDYVQFVLYINSSGQIFCMPLNLNIKKIKEEHIKEWIPINKLYITNTYVNEDMQKLSEQFIDIIENKNIKKESYGLLNKNGAISNECNNKKLDKEEEVIRNMKNYVDKETELFNKNKSIINVQNEDNQPFCNNENESEHTNSFEYGDQFLLNMNENMDKLNNMYVQENDDDNNNNENIYNDDNIYNEDNIYNDSNNDNNNNNNNNNNNNNNNTYSNNQYDNIIDDENKSSRNIFNYEEKEHKNENINNVIKDAEKTFALTKDNCYVLKDLYSSYCNVTNEFLSDMFNFLYRDKILILQKNRNSIKIFKYDRNMKDEENVFLKIKNCLIIEKESEEIKNKNAIIIAPKKKNISNVQCEDNNIGEAYKDNLISDNDMAKNNMENNDIKNNDMANNNIKNNNTRFNDKITFDDNIETPDKVMLEEEIFIPKEDSENCKHDNININNNNNNNNNINNNNINNNNNNNIYSCNNNCNVIHFDKENMLSNMIIENMKKMYIYKKDKKKKKKFKGMKYIKTKDRFSSYNNKETLCSIYNVFELFSKKNIKKEYMNEIITTQLIPIVKYLNFNSLKDNILLEKKSALCTFNIHNFFYVETLFNLENSSYNLSKEMIKKFIEDSYAFCTYSTNFQSYKILKRNKMSNDIIYFYNENKTFNKFLMNKIKVVKRNVHFIGKDMKNKKINIKKKNKTNHKTIINNNNNLDDNNNKNSFIISDEYDMKINENFTNEDILNYNDSFNNNFDNIQNYDNIQNYDNIQNYDNIQNYDNIQNYDNLQNYNNLQNYDNLQNYDNENTSMFTHNTLPMINTGDINNEYNMDNKKDKDEKRYKLSILKKAFKLRKLFEVYNEHGFNYILRSMNKIRLMKKNKKINNNMENNNVENNNVENNNVENNNVENNNVENNNVDNNNVENYNMKNNNMKNNNMNNNKQHNELVHKKKIKKYFLKISKELDKCVPMKNFFFYESPICFCLYNNDYNNKRQYNTYINSYEFLLDIIIFFNNNNIMQGEIERMYTCAEDSMCIKNDKHVDEIIKNNRKRKKTHMNKKQNDDDDNDDNNDDDNDDNNDDNNDDNNDDNNDGNNYNNYNNYKIDGNNNYENKNKMNEKKDAFCKLREHNNKDDSLRYNKTIKKFKKKKLLFLSKDITHHIFQKVLTNEYYIPIPKYMKNKIKIKEENFQCSPVTCFKKRSVGLYNEKLSNIYNSINFHNLKNFDIHKYMYHEYFNIQQNKIKNDINKYIDNYEQNLFDNQIKTTGHIAGYKMDYKLFYKLYNLWPNNEKKERSKDDYLEIMNNLKNREKVLFYD; this is encoded by the exons atggaagagaaattaaatttatacatttacCCTCTTAAGAGGCTGAAAGTATACAATGAACCCAATTCAATTGAGGTTACATTAAACACgtttgataaaaaaaaattgaataaagatgaaaaaaaaaatgaaatcCTTGAAGACCTAAAATGTAAACGTGTTGATAACCCACATATGATTTATGATTCTTTAAATTCAAATATCCtttatgaaataaaaaatttccATGCAACAGATAAAACGTATATAACACGACGAGAAGttaaacataataatatggagAATACTGATAAAACGTTAAGTAATAACCAAAACGATGTAagtgataaaaataataatataaattatagTTCTAGTGAGCATGAggataaaataatatatgacGATACGGATGAATGTTCTAATAACAATGATTCTAAAAGTGAAGACATGTCNNNNNNNNNNNNNNNNNNNNNNNNNNNNNNNNGTAGCaacaaaaagaaagatGGTAAAAAAGggaatatttataatgatgataaaaaggataatatttataatgatgataaaaaggataatatttataatgatgataaaaaggataatatttataatgatgataaaaaggataatatttataatgataataataataatgataataataataatgataatatttataatgataatatttataatgataatatttataatgataatatttataatgataatatttataatgataatatttataatgataataataataatctaAAAAGAAATAACCGGAACAACAATGTTACTagaaatatgtataaatcCTCAAAAGTTTCAGaatattttacaaattATCCTGTTTCCTCGTCCCCAAGTGATGATAACATAAGTACATTccccaaaaaaaaaaaaaaaaaaaactataaagataatagatcttacaatataaaaacaaatggaacagatgatatattatattcattatcCAATGGTTCTAGAAAACATTcagatatatattatgatgagataaaaaaaaaaaaaaaaaaagctGAAAAAGATTTTATagattttttaaataatacaaaaaaatatgaaaaagaaattaattataatcatGTAAGAAATAATACATCAAGAGATGTAATTAATACATTGGctacattttatattgataaaaaaataaatataaatacaaaatattcatatgattTACATTTCAATATGAAAACACCCGTTGTTGTGTTTCCTACAGgattttataataatgaaataaaaattgtaGAAATGCAAATTAAAGATTTTATATACGAcgataattatatatataacaataatattgatagtagtattaataatagtattaataataatattaataataatattaatcaatatgaaaaaatatataaaaattatgaaaatgattttttatataatccAAATATAATCAATAATAAGacaaatgtatataattataataatgtatataattataataatgtatataattataataatgtatatgattataattttattccctcaaatataaaattcaattttttgaatgaaataaatataataccAACAAACTTATCGGTTGGTAATGatgaatttttatatagaaCACAATTACCTTCATTTACAAGTTTATCAAATAGAATAAAAATTGctaaagaatataataagacatatatgtataaaaagttttataagatacaaaatgataattcccttttatataaaattaatcGTAATATAACTGAATCTAAAGAAATAGGATCAATTTCtgttaataatttttataaaattaaagaaatcaaacttgataataataatattaaccAATCTATTGTATATTCTAGAAATGATATTGGacttttcatttttcttataCAATATAAAGAAAACGATATTTTTAGTAATATTTATGAGGATAGTATATTAAATCCAAAAGACAAAAAAGATGGAatagaaaattataaattaaataagaaaaataaaatatattgttcTTCAAATAGTTGTTCAAATGATTATTCGATTGATCATCAgaataaacaaaatgattttaaaattttaaattataaaatagaaataagAAAAGATATACTACTTTTTGATAGATTATATCAAATATGTCCTAGTCCATTTACATTTGGaaaatgtttatttatagGTAATCATAATAGCTTATATTCTTACGATGTTCAAACAAATGTTATAGAAATATCTGATGTAAACAACAATTCTTCATTCTttaaacaaaatgatacttttatatgtatgtgtCATTTACAAGATGATAATACCATTTTGTTTGGAGCGCGAaatctttatatttatgatcGAAGAGAAAACCAAATGGCGAAATTTAATACAAGTAATTATTTTGCTAAGAAAACAACCAAAAAAAGAACTACCAAAAATGTATCTGAACAATTTGGTAATATCTTAACAGAACGTAATATTAATTCAAATAATCtttataatgaaaatatgaGCCGTTCTCATTTTAATCATGGATATACAGCTTTACAAAAAAATCCAGATTTCCCATTTATAATCGCTGCTGTCAATGCATCATTTAATGTTATCGAATTATGGGATACTAGAAATCAATATGAACCATTATTCATATTCCCATTAAATATCTCGGAATTTACCTACACATATTTTAGACATATTGAATGGATAAGAATTTCTCCAAATGTTTTTgattatgataaaaaaaattgttataATCTAGCCGCCTTCTCCTATTATGAACATCATGTGTACATCAGAAAAATTGTCATCTATGATGATTTTACAAACTACAAAGATTTAGGCATACACACGTATACTAATAAGCATTCACAATTTATGTACAACtatctttttaaaaatcataataaaCACAGCCAAATGGACTTTTATGATTCTATAAAAGACACATCGTATATTCAGGATAAAGCAGAAACAAAAGAatacaagaaaaaaatgagaaaaaaaaaaaaaaattcacAACAAGTGGGGGAAACTAGCCAAATGGGGGGAACTAGCCAAATGGGAGAAACTAGCCAAATGGGGAAAATTATTCAAATGGGAGAAACTAGCCAAATGGGAGAAATTAGCCAAATGGGAGAAACTAGCCAAATGGGGGAAATTAGCCAAATGGGGGAAATTAGCCAAATGGGGGAAATTAGCCAAATGGGGGAAATTAGCCAAATGGGGGAAATTAGCCAAATGGGAGAAATTATTCCAAATGGAAAAGTTCCATTAACTTCCGAAATACATGGTCCCAAATACGTGGAGGAAAAGAGGTGCATGTTTAACAAAACCAATGgtgtaataaaaaagaatacTTTTGTTGTATCTCGAAAAAggaataaaaaagataatgttaattataaacatttaaGTGCAAAAGagatgaaaaaaagaaatgacATTTGTTATAACCACTTGTTTAGTTATCGAAGTGTCAAGATTCATATTGATGATTCAATAATAATGGATGCATCTAAATTTACAACATTACAGAAGAATAAAAGGAGttgtataaaattaaataataatgataaaaagtataattttataaattcgAATATGTACAATATGTTTTTTGGATTATATGGTATGCAGTTTGTCGAGTTTACCATTCCTGTATTTTATTGTTCcaaagaaaagaaaaaaaaaatagtaGAATGTGCACATGAACAGGATAAAACAAAAGACATATTTTTAGAAAAACACTATTATtttgatgaaaaaaaaacaaaaacatatgaatattttattaaaagaaagaaagaatCCAAGGTGCGTTCAAGACAAGAAGTGGAAGGTATTAAATTGGATTATGTTCAGTTTgttttgtatataaattcGTCAGGtcaaatattttgtatGCCTCTTAATCtcaatataaaaaaaataaaggaaGAGCACATTAAAGAATGGATAcctataaataaattatatattactaaTACTTATGTAAATGAAGATATGCAAAAACTATCTGAACAATTTATTGATAttattgaaaataaaaatattaaaaaggaGTCTTATGgtcttttaaataaaaatggagCTATATCGAATgaatgtaataataaaaagcTAGATAAGGAAGAAGAAGTTATAagaaatatgaaaaattatgtaGATAAGGAAACAGAATTGtttaataagaataaatctattattaatgttcaaaatgaagataatcAGCCGTTTTGTAATAATGAGAATGAATCGGAGCATACAAATTCGTTTGAATATGGAGATCAGTTTTTGttaaatatgaatgaaaaTATGGATAAATTGAATAACATGTATGTGCAGgaaaatgatgatgataataataataatgaaaatatttataatgacgataatatatataatgaagataatatatataatgatagcaataatgataataataataacaataataataataacaataataataataataatacttatagtaataatcaatatgataatattattgatgatgaaaataaaagttcacgtaacatttttaattatgaagaaaaagaacataaaaatgaaaacatCAACAATGTTATTAAAGACGCGGAAAAAACATTTGCTTTAACAAAAGATAATTGCTATGTTTTAAAAGATTTGTATTCTTCATATTGTAATGTAACAAATGAATTTTTATCTGATatgtttaattttttatatagggataaaattcttatattacaaaaaaatagaaattcaataaaaatatttaaatatgaCAGGAATATGaaagatgaagaaaatgtttttttgaaaataaaaaattgcCTAATCATAGAAAAAGAATCggaagaaataaaaaataaaaatgctataataatagcacccaaaaaaaaaaatatatcaaacGTTCAATgtgaagataataatataggGGAGGCatataaagataatttAATTTCAGATAATGATATGgcaaaaaataatatggaaaataatgatataaaaaataacgATATGgcaaataataatataaaaaataataatactcGTTTTAATGATAAGATAACAtttgatgataatatagAGACGCCTGATAAAGTTATGTTGGAAGAGGAAATATTTATACCTAAAGAGGATTCGGAAAATTGCAAacatgataatattaatattaataataataataataataataataatattaataataataatattaataataataataataataatatatatagttgtaataataattgtaatGTCATCCATTTTGATAAAGAGAATATGCTATCAAATATGATTATCgaaaatatgaagaaaatgtatatatataagaaagataagaaaaaaaagaaaaaatttaaaggaatgaaatatataaaaacaaagGATAGattttcatcatataataataaagaaactctttgttctatatataatgtatttgaattattttccaaaaaaaatattaagaaaGAATATATGAATGAAATTATAACTACCCAATTAATTCCTATTGTAAAATACttaaattttaattctttGAAAGATAACATATTGttagaaaagaaaagtGCATTATGTACTTTTAATATTCAtaactttttttatgtGGAAACATTGTTTAATTTAGAAAAttcttcatataatttatcaaaagaaatgataaaaaaatttatagaAGATAGTTATGCTTTTTGTACATATTCCACAAATTTTCAATCgtataaaatattgaaaagaaataaaatgtcaaatgatataatatatttttataatgaaaataaaacgtttaataaatttcttatgaataaaataaaagttgTGAAAAGGAATGTTCATTTCATTGGTAAAGATAtgaagaacaaaaaaataaatataaaaaaaaaaaataaaactaACCATAAAACgataattaataataacaataatcttgatgataataataataaaaatagttttattatatctgatgaatatgatatgaaaataaatgaaaattttacAAATGAAGATATTCTTAATTATAACgattcttttaataataattttgataatatacaaaattatgataatatacaaaattatgataatatacaaaattatgataatatacaaaattatgataatatacaaaattatgataatttacaaaattataataatttacaaaattatgataatttacaaaattatgataatgaGAATACAAGTATGTTCACTCATAATACCTTACCTATGATTAACACAGgagatataaataatgaatataatatggataataaaaaagataaagatGAGAAAAGGTATAAATTGtctattttaaaaaaagcCTTTAAGTTGAGAAAGTTATTTGAAGTTTATAATGAACATGgatttaattatatattaaggagtatgaataaaatacgattaatgaaaaaaaataaaaaaataaataataatatggaaaataataatgtggaaaataataatgtggaaaataataatgtggaaaataataatgtggAAAATAACAATGtggaaaataataatgtggataataataatgtggaaaattataatatgaaaaataataatatgaaaaataataatatgaataataataaacaacACAATGAACTagttcataaaaaaaaaataaaaaaatattttttgaaaatatcGAAAGAACTAGACAAATGTGTACCCatgaaaaatttttttttttatgaaagTCCTATATGTTTTTGtctttataataatgattataataacaaaagaCAGTATAATACCTATATAAATTCATATGAATTTCTTTTAGATATTATAATCTTTTtcaacaataataatataatgcAGGGTGAAATAGAGAGGATGTATACATGTGCTGAGGATTCTATgtgtataaaaaatgataaacATGTTGatgaaataattaaaaataataggaaaaggaaaaaaacgcatatgaataaaaaacaaaatgatgatgatgataatgatgataataatgatgatgataatgatgataataatgatgataataatgatgataataatgatgataataatgatggCAATAATTACAATAATTACAATAATTACAAGATTgatggtaataataattatgagaataaaaataaaatgaatgaGAAAAAAGATGCATTTTGTAAGTTAAGGGAGCACAACAATAAGGACGATTCATTACGTTATAATAAaactataaaaaaatttaaaaaaaaaaaattattattcttaaGTAAAGATATTACTCatcatatatttcaaaaGGTTTTAacaaatgaatattatataccaataccaaaatatatgaaaaataaaataaaaataaaagaagagAATTTTCAATGTTCCCCAGTTACttgttttaaaaaacgTTCAGTAggtttatataatgaaaaattatctaatatatacaattctattaattttcacaatttaaaaaattttgatatacataaatatatgtaccatgagtattttaatatacaacaaaataaaataaaaaatgatatcaataaatatattgacaattatgaacaaaatttatttgataatcaaataaaaactACAGGACATATAGCTGGATATAAAATGgattataaattattttataagttgtataatttatggcctaataatgaaaagaagGAAAGAAGCAAGGACGACTATTTG gaaataatgaataatttaaaaaatagaGAAAAGGTACTTTTTTATGattaa
- a CDS encoding small GTP-binding protein sar1 yields MFIINWFRDILAHLGLSQKSARILFLGLDNAGKTTLLHMLKDDRVAQHVPTLHPHSEELVVGKIRFKTFDLGGHETARRIWRDYFAAVDAVVFMIDTTDRSRFDEAREELRHLLETEELSNVPFVVLGNKIDKPDAASEDELRQHLNLFSNITVHNNMKGGSGVRPVELFMCSVIRRMGYAAAFKWISQFLT; encoded by the exons GTTTAGAGATATATTAGCACATTTAGGATTATCACAAAAAAGTGCAagaattttatttttag GTTTAGATAATGCTGGAAAAACAACTTTATTACATATGTTAAAAGATGATAGGGTTGCTCAACACGTGCCTACCCTACACCCCCACTCGGAAGAATTGGTTGTGGGTAAAATAAGATTTAAAACATTCGATTTAGGAGGACATGAAACAGCAAGGAGAATATGGAGAGATTATTTTGCTGCTGTGGATGCTGTAGTTTTTATGATTGATACTACTGATAGATCAAGATTTGATGAAGCAAGAGAAGAATTAAGACATTTATTAGAAACAGAAGAATTAAGTAATGTACCATTTGTTGTTTTAGGTAATAAAATTGATAAACCTGATGCAGCTAGTGAAGATGAATTAAGACAACATcttaatttattttcaaatataactgttcataataatatgaaagGTGGATCAGGAGTAAGACCAGTAgaattatttatgtgtAGTGTTATTAGAAGAATGGGATATGCAGCAGCATTTAAATGGATATCACAATTtttaacataa
- a CDS encoding mRNA-binding protein PUF2: MDSIFLEDDAIGHVNNIDHIDDINNIGVINNTNNINTVNDVVDEFNFKDQLKHLKNMKTCSTRYNSMPSSNIEMWYDQELMGNQNIFFLNDPENDIFNFSRGINNDEYYKNYYIDKENQAKIDYNQIYHNFENNHNFEYLKNSEHYEKSPEQVIVNKRYYENLPEQVIINKKDMFKNDEEKYNEEGQVHIDMSKVMYDIYFLCFHKNGCEYIIKKLKEDNKEEKEIILNSLLIDTMSLCPDIYGSYVAQSIFDLKDEKYKERFTDEFLKHTSFLTLHTYGCRLIQKSLESLSDEYKCKIFKELQEDLIKYICHQNGNHVIQKCVEVLPCSYIDIIINIIEEYLPFLSSHAYGCRIVQRIYEIGNEQQINRLNEQIIKKIHLIKNRYGNYVIQKCFEHSDDNIRFIITDEIVNDIYKLSSHKYACNIIEKILLKKEYKYKKKIIKKIVSDISDGKDNIINICKDCYGNFMMQKLLTTCRKKERNFIIKTIIENLDKLKDETYGKYILRAINNLEK; the protein is encoded by the exons atggacTCCATTTTTTTAGAAGATGATGCAATTGGACAcgtaaataatatagacCATATAgatgatattaataacatcggagttattaataatacaaataacataaatacTGTTAATGATGTTGTAGAtgaatttaattttaaagatcaattaaaacatttgaaaaatatgaaaacCTGCTCAACCCGTTATAACAGTATGCCATCATCAAACATTGAAATGTGGTATGATCAAGAACTAATGGGAAATcaaaacattttttttttaaatgatcCAGAGAATGacatatttaatttttcaagAGGAATAAACAACGATGAATATTACAAAAACTATTATATTGATAAAGAAAATCAAGCAAAAATAGATTATAATCAgatttatcataattttgAGAATAATCATAACtttgaatatttaaaaaattctGAACATTATGAAAAATCACCTGAACAAGTTATAGttaataaaagatattatGAGAATTTACCTGAACAAGtcataattaataaaaaggatatGTTTAAAAACGATGAAGAAAAGTATAATGAGGAGGGGCAAGTGCATATTGATATGAGCAAAGTTATgtatgatatatattttttatgttttcataaaaacgggtgtgaatatataataaaaaaattaaaagaagataataaagaagaaaaagaaataatattaaattcattattaatTGATACAATGTCTTTATGTCCAGATATATATGGTAGTTATGTAGCGCAAAGTATATTTGATTTAAAggatgaaaaatataaggaACGTTTTACAGAtgaatttttaaaacataCAAGTTTTCTTACATTACATACATATGGATGTAGACTTATACAGAAGTCACTAGAATCTTTATCTGATGAATAcaaatgtaaaatatttaaagaattaCAAGAggatttaataaaatatatatgtcatCAAAATGGGAATCATGTTATACAAAAATGTGTAGAAGTATTACCATGTAGttatatagatataataataaatattattgaaGAATATTTACCCTTTCTAAGTTCTCATGCCTACGGTTGTAGAATAGTACAAagaatatatgaaatagGAAACGAGCAACAAATTAACAGATTGAATGAGcaaattattaaaaaaatacatcTCATCAAAAACAGATATGGAAATTATGTTATACAAAAGTGCTTTGAACACTCTGATGATAACATAAGATTTATAATTACTGATGAAATTGTAAATGATATATACAAACTCTCATCCCACAAATATGCCTG CAATATaattgaaaaaattttattaaaaaaagagtacaagtacaaaaagaaaatcaTCAAAAAGATTGTCAGCGATATATCTGATGG aaaggataatattataaacatttGCAAAGACTGCTATGGTAATTTTATGATGCAGAAATTATTGACAACTTGTAGAAAAAAAGAGagaaattttattattaaaactATTATAGAAAACTTAGACAAGTTAAAAGACGAAACATATg GGAAATACATTTTGAGAGCTATTAACAATTTGGAAAAATAA
- a CDS encoding hypothetical protein (conserved Plasmodium protein, unknown function), translated as MNIVLQIFVVLSFYQIICFFLAHYNRYFTTNIVKCDIHIIENTKGKKNDNDKKYEQLNNVFSLNKQKILSNLNYIKEKKTLSYLLLSYNNKKKKAILKRKIKQQESYEKKYEETNKENEHRYINIYKMENKYKSHINQNFIFLEISKEELNMLDENLELHGSNLNLPLKNPKLSQQYDQVLFLEKNVTWHEMPTPPISCRQTGCPHAYQICAPMYVDNNKFENTTILKIIREALNIFSRKEIKFPNTDVYNLYELVYTCICKKYAQNGFCDETIV; from the exons atgaatattGTTCTTCAAATTTTTGTTGTCCTTTCTTTTTATCAAATAATCTGTTTTTTTCTTGCTCACTATAATCGATACTTTACTACGAATATAGTCAAATGTgatattcatataattgAGAATAcaaagggaaaaaaaaacgataatgataagaaatatgaacaattaAATAACGTTTTCTCTTTGAATAAACAAAAGATACTATCAAACTTAAATTACataaaagagaaaaaaacaTTAAGTTATTTACtcttatcatataataataagaaaaagaaagcaatattaaaaagaaaaataaaacaacaAGAAtcttatgaaaaaaaatatgaggaaacaaataaagaaaatgaacatagatatattaatatatataaaatggaaaataaatataagagccatataaatcaaaattTTATCTTCTTAGAAATATCTAAGgaagaattaaatatgCTCGATGAAAATTTGGAATTGCACGGAAGCAACTTAAATTTGCCTTTGAAAAATCCAAAGTTATCACAACAATATg aCCAGGTTCTTTTTCTAGAAAAAAACGTTACGTGGCATGAAATGCCGACTCCTCCAATCTCATGTAGACAAACAGGTTGCCCTCATGCATATCAGATATGCGCACCTATGTAtgttgataataataaatttgaAAATACAACTATTTTAAAGATCATTCGAGAAGCcttaaatattttctccagaaaagaaataaaatttcCAAATACTgatgtatataatttatatgaacTTGTTTATACCTGCATTTGCAAGAAGTATGCTCAAAATGGTTTCTGTGATGAAACGattgtataa